GCCAAAGACAGATAAGCTTGATGCAGTTAAACTGTGTCAGTTATTACGAGCCGGCCTGTTAAAGGAAGTATATCACAGTTTAAATAAAGATTATCATTTACGGAAAATTGTGAGTGCTTATGAGGATTGGATTAAGTTCGGTGTGCAGTTTAAGAATCAAAAGTCAGCATTATATCGTTCAGTGGGACTGCGACATAAGAAAGATTGTATAGATGATAATGATGAATTATTAGCCTTCATTGAATCTCGGCAGGATGAAGCAATCGCCCTTTATGAGGGAAAAAAGAAGGAGTACATTAAACTATTTAAATATTTCAGCAGGAAAAATCCTCTTATTAGAAATCTTAAAGCAATTTCAGGCATTGATAATATTTTTGCAGTACGGATTTATAGTATAGTGATAGATGCCAGTCGATTTAAAAATAAATATAAGTATTGGAGTTATGCGGGGTTAGTAAAACATGAAAAAGAAAGTGGGGGCAGAAACTATGGTAAGCGAAATCCAAGATACAGCCGGCGGCTAAAAAATATATATAAATCAGCTGCTGTAACAGCTATTAATGGGGAAAATGATATTCGGGAATATTATGAATATCTTTTGGGTACAGGACTTCCAATGTTAAAGGCGCG
The Caldisericota bacterium genome window above contains:
- a CDS encoding transposase → MSAYEDWIKFGVQFKNQKSALYRSVGLRHKKDCIDDNDELLAFIESRQDEAIALYEGKKKEYIKLFKYFSRKNPLIRNLKAISGIDNIFAVRIYSIVIDASRFKNKYKYWSYAGLVKHEKESGGRNYGKRNPRYSRRLKNIYKSAAVTAINGENDIREYYEYLLGTGLPMLKARNSIARYIAKVSYAMLKNKTTYIPLDFCKIEKIKYWVKNANSYIKSCNG